GTGGGATCCGATCCCGCGAAGCTCTCGACCACCGTCCAGAAGACCGAGGACGGGAGCACCTACATCCTGAACGGGGAGAAGCTCTGGTGCACGAACGGGACGGTGGCCGAGCTCCTGGTGGTCATGGCGCGCCATCCCGAGAACCGCAAGATCTCCGCCTTCATCGTGGAGACCGCCTGGCCGGGCGTCGAGATGATCCACCGGTGCGAGTTCATGGGACTCAAGGGGATCGAGAACGGCGTCCTCCGGTTCACGAACGTGCAGGTCCCGCGCGAGAACCTCCTCTGGGAAGAGGGGCGCGGGCTCAAGCTGGCGCTGGTCACGCTGAACACCGGCCGGCTCACCCTGCCGGCCTCGGTGGCGGGCGTGGCCAAGGTCTGCGTCGGGATCTGCCGCGACTGGGCCGGCAAGCGCGTCCAATGGGGGCAGCCGGTCGGCAAGCACGAGGCGATCGCGCAGATTCTCGCCGACATGGCCGCCGCCGCGTTCGCCATGGAGTCGGTCTCCGAGCTCTCCTCCCAGATGGCCGACCGGGGAGGCTACGATATCCGGCTCGAGGCGGCGGTGGCGAAGATGTGGAACACCGAGACGGGATGGGAGGTCGTCGATCGCACGCTCCAGGTCCGCGGGGGGCGCGGATACGAGACGGCCGACTCCTTAAGGGGCCGGGGAGACGAGCCCATCCCGGTGGAACGGATCATGCGGGACTACCGGATCAACCTGATCTTCGAAGGGTCCAGCGAGATCATGCGGCTGTTCATCGCCCGCGAAGCCCTCGATCGGCATCTGGCGGTGGCCGGGACGCTCGTCGATCCGAAGGCCCCGGCCGGCAAGAAGCTCGCGAGCCTTCCCAAGGTTGTCGCCTTCTACGCCGGGTGGTACCCGACCCGCTGGCTGGGGTGGGGGCACTTCCCCCGCTACTCCGAGTTCGGCCGGCTGGCGACGCACGTGCGCTACGTGGATCGCGCGAGCCGCCGGCTGGCGCGCAACCTGTTCCACGCCATGATCGTCTACGGCGCGCGGCTGGAGAAGAAGCAGGCGCTGCTGTTCCGGGCGGTGGACGTGGGCGCGGATCTCTTCGCCATGGCGGCGGCCCTGTCGCGCGCCCGGGCGCTCTCGGCCTCGGGATCGGACGCCGGGCGCGACGCCGAGGTCCTCGCCGATCTCTTCTGCCGCAACGCCCGACGCAGGATCGCGCAGAACTTCCGCGCCATCTGGCGCAACGACGACGCCGCCAAATACCGCGTCTCCCGGGAAGTCCTCGCGGGCCGGTACGGCTGGCTCGAAGAGGGTGCCCTCGCGCCGGACTTCTCCCGTGCGGCGCCGGAAGCGGCCGAGCGAGAGCGCGAAGTCTCTTGAAAGTTTGGCTCGCCTAAATTATTGTTTCCATCCGCCGAACAATGATACACTCCGCCCGATGAGCGACACGGTCGACGACTATCTGAAGGCGATCTACCTGCTTCGTCGGCGCGCGGGGGCCGTGAGCACCTCGGCGATCGCGCGGAAGCTCCGGCTCTCCGAGGCTTCCGTCACCGGGATGGTGCGGAAGCTGGCCGCGAAGAAGCTGCTCCGGCACGTCCCCTACCGGGGCGTCCGGCTGACCGCCGCGGGGGAGGCGCTCGCCTTGCGCATGGTGCGCAAGCACCGGCTCTGGGAGCTGTTCCTCGTCCAGCACCTCAAGTTCGGGTGGGAGGAGGTCCATGAGCACGCCGAGAAGCTGGAGCACGCCACCGACGACGAGCTGGAGCGCCGGCTCTTCGAGCTGCTGGGCCGCCCCTCGCGGGATCCTCACGGCGATCCAATCCCCGGCGACGACGGCGTGATCCGGGACGCCGCCCGGCTGACGCTCGCGGCGATGAAGGCCGGCGATCGCGGCGAAATCCTGCGCTGTCTCGATCAGGACGCGGGGCTCCTGGAGCATCTGCGGCGGATGGGGCTCGAGCCCGGCCGCCGGTTCCGGGTCAGCGGGGTCGAGCCGTACGGCGGCCCGATTCGCCTGGCGGTGGGAAGGAAGACGGTCGAGATCGGCCCCGGCGTGGCCGGGGCCTTGGTCGTCCGCGAGTTTCGGGGGGCGGCGTCATGAGGACGGGCGTCGAGACGCTCCGGCAGCGCTCGCTGGACGAGGTGCACTCCTCCGTCGCCGTCGATCAGCCGAGCACCTGGCGCAGGCTCTTCGCCTTCGCGGGCCCCGCCTATCTGGTCAGCGTCGGCTACATGGATCCGGGGAACTGGGCCACCGACCTGGAAGGGGGGGCGCGCTTCGGCTACGAGCTGTGCTGGGTCCTCCTGATGTCGAATGCCATGGCGGTGCTTCTTCAGACTCTCGCCGCCCGGATGGGGCTGGCCTCGGGGATGGATCTGGCCCAGGCGAGCCGCGCCAGTACCGAAAGACCGGTTGGGTTCGTGCTCTGGATCCTGTGCGAGGTCGCCATCGCCGCTTGCGATCTGGCGGAGGTCTTGGGGACGATCATCGGACTGAACCTTCTCTTTGGCATCCCCATGCTCTGGGGCTGCCTGATTACGCTCTGCGATACCTTCATGCTGCTTGCCATCCAGCGTCTCGGGATCCGCAAGATGGAGGCTTTTATCCTGTTGCTGGTCCTCACCATCGGCGGCTGCTTCCTCCTGGAGATCTTCCTTTCCAACCCGCAATGGGGCCAGGTCTTCAAGGGCTTTATCCCCCGCCTTCAATCCAGCACTCCGTACGTCTTCTCCCATCCGGAGGCGCTGTTCGTGGCCATCGGTATCCTGGGCGCCACGGTGATGCCGCACAACCTCTACCTCCATTCGGCCCTGGTGCAGTCGCGGCGGGTGAAGCGTACCCCCGAGGCAATCCGGAGAGCCTGCCGATACAACCTGGTCGACACCGCGGTGGCGCTGAACGCCGCCCTTTTCGTCAACGCCGCCATCCTGATCGTCGCGGCCGCGACGTTCAACCGGCGGGGCATCGTCGTCACCGAGATCCAGCAGGCCCACGAGCTCCTGACCCCGCTCCTTGGAACCGCCTTCGCCTCCACCGCCTTCGGGATCGCCTTGCTCTGCTCCGGCCAGAGCTCGACGCTCACCGGGACGCTGGCGGGACAGGTGGTCATGGAAGGCTTCCTCCAGATCCGCCTGAAGCCTTGGGTCCGCCGGCTGATCACGCGCTCCATCGCCATCGTCCCGGCAGTCGTCGTCATCCTGATTCACGGCGAGGGGGGCACCTACAAGCTGCTCATCGTCAGCCAGGTCATTCTCAGCCTGCAGCTCCCCTTCGCCATCATCCCGCTGATCCAGGTGACCAGCGATCGCAAGCGCATGGGCGAGTTTGTCAGCCCTCCCTGGGTGAAGATCCTGGCGTGGATCGCCGCCACCATCATCATCGCGCTGAATGCCAAGCTGATTTACGATCTGATCGCCGATTGGGTCGCGCTGCCTCCGCCCGCCTCCACCCTGACCTGGTCCCTGGTCGTCCCCCTGGTCGGTGCGTGCACCCTGCTGCTCGGATGGATCATCCTCAGGCCGTTCCTGCCGGCGAGGAAAGTGGAGGCCGTGCCGGTGATCCTGGAAGCCTCCGAGGTCCTCAGCGGCTTGGTCGCGCCGTCCGTCAAGCGGGCCGGCCTGGCGCTGGATCGGTCGGTGAACGACAAGGGCGTCCTGTCGTACGGGCTCGGCCTGGCGCGGGATCGCGACACGACCCTGATCCTGATCCACGTCGTCGAGGGAGTCGGCGCACAGGTCTACGGGGAGGAAGTGGGGGACCGGGAGACGAGAGAGGCCAGCCGCTATCTCGACTCGATCTGCGCCGATCTGGTCGCCCGCGGCTACAAGGCCCGGACGGTCCTCGGCTACGGCGTCCCGTCGGTCGCGCTGGTGGAGATCGCCAAGGAGTACCACATCGATCTCCTGGTCCTGGGCGGGCACGGCCACCGGCTCTTTGCCGACATGATGAAGGGGCAGACGATCTCCTCGGTCCGCCACGCCGTCACCATTCCCGTCGTCACGATCCGCCAGCCCGGCGGGCCCATCCCTTCAGGAACCCTGCCGCCTCCTTCCTCTTGATCGCCGCGCCCCCAGGCCCGCGCGCCGCCGGTCGGCGAGCGCCGCGCCTCCTGCGCTCCGGCTCGGCCCTGGCTTGACCCAGGCCGAGGGCGAGACATAGAATTCGCTGGCAACGGGGAAAGATTCGCGCTCCAATCCAGCTCCCGGGCGGTGGAAAAAGGAGGAGGAGATGGGGAGAACTCGCGCGACGGGATCGCTCCTGGGTCTGGCTCGCATCGCCGGAGTCGCGATGACCGCGGCCTTCCTCTTCCTACCCCCGGCGTTCGGCGGGGACAAGCCGCGGGTGGGAGTGCTCGGTGACGTGAAGGTGGAGAAGGGAGAAGTCGTTCCCGACGACGTCATCTGCCTCCGGGGGACCGCCACCATCGAAGGGAAGGTGGAGGGGAACGTGATCGTGATCGACGGCAAGCTGAACCTCTCGGGAGAGGCCAAGGACGTGATCGCCGTCCTGTCGGAATCGACCATCTCTCCCGGAGCCTCGGTGCACGGGGATCTCGTCCAGATCCTGGGGACGCTCCAGAAACCTGCCGATTTCACCGTGGGGGGGCAGCGGATCGACATCGGCTCGCACCTGCCACCGAGAATCCAGCACCTCGTCTCGCGCGGCCTGCTTGGGATCCTGATCCTCCTGCGGCTGATCTCCATCATCACGTCGCTCGTCATCGTCTTCCTGCTCGCCCTGCTCGTCCCCGATCGGATCGAGAGGATGTCGCTTTCGGTCCAGCCCCGCTGGCCGGCCTCCCTCGGATTTGGCCTGCTGGCGTCGGTGCTCGTCGGGATGCTGTTCGCCATATTCTTCGTCACGATCATCGGCATTCCGCTGGCCTTCCTCCTCTATCTGGTCGCCAAGGTGCTGTGCCTGATGGGCGTCGCGGCGATCCTCGTGCCCCTCGGCAGGCGGGTCGGCCTGGGCACGGGCCTGATCGGCCCCGAGGCGTCGGTCCTGGCGACGGTGATGGTCGGGTTCTTTCTCGTGGCGCTCGTCCGGTTCGTGCCGGTCCTCGGCGAGCTGGTCTGGCTGGTTCTGTCGGTGATCGGCTTCGGACTGGCCCTGGTGACCAAAGTGGGCTCCACGACCCCGGCCCCGGCCGAGTCCCTCCCCTGATCTGTCCGGGCCGCCGGAGCTTCGAATGACCCCTCCAAGCGTCGGGACGCCGCTACTCTGGCTCGGCTTCACCCTTTTCGTCCTCGTGGCCCTAGTCCTCGACCTCGGCCTCTTCCACCGGCACGCCCACAAGGTCTCGATCCGGGAGGCGCTCGGCTGGTCGGCCGTCTGGACCGCGCTGGCGCTCCTCTTCAATCTCGGCGTGGCGCACTGGTTCGGTCCCCGGAGCGGGCTGGAGTTCCTGACGGGCTACCTCATCGAGCTGGCCCTCAGCGTCGACAATCTCTTTGTCTTCCTGGTGATCTTCTCCTACTTCTCGGTCCCCGATCACCTGCGCCACCGCGTCCTCTTCTGGGGGATCCTCGGCGCGATGGTGATGCGGATCGGCTTCATCCTGGCGGGCGCGGCGCTGCTGTCGGCGTTCCACTGGATCGAGTACGTCTTTGGCGCCTTCCTGGTCTACACCGGCGTGAAGATCCTGCTCCAGAGGGGGGCGGAGGTCCATCCGGATCGGAACGTCGTGTTGAAGCTGGCGCGCCGCATGCTTCCGGTCACCAAGGAGTACCACGGCAGCAAGTTCCTGACGCGGGTCTCGGCCCGGCGCATGGCGACGCCGCTGCTCCTCGTCCTCATCGTCGTGGAGACGACCGACTTGGTCTTCGCGGTCGACTCGATCCCCGCCATCTTCGCGATCACCCGGGATCCCTTCATCGTCTACACGTCGAACATCTTCGCCATCCTGGGGCTGCGCTCGCTCTTCTTCCTGCTGGCGGGGATGATGGATCGGTTCCACTACCTCCCCGTCGGGCTCGGCCTGGTCCTGGCCTTCGTGGGGCTGAAGATGGTGGTCGGGGAGCATTACCCGATCTCGATCGGCCTCTCCCTGGGCGTCGTCGCCGCGCTGCTGGGCGGCTCGGTCCTCGCGTCGCTGGTCTTCCGGCCCCGCTCGTCCCGCCCTTAGCTGTCGATCCCCGAGATTGCCGGGCCGCCCGAGGCCCGTCGGCGCGACGATGCCGGGGGAATGGAAATGGCGTCGAGTCCGTCCCGCCGATTGCGCAGCGCAATCCATCGAGGAACCAATTCGCCGCTCATGGATTGATGGTGCGGGTTGGCTTTCTCAACCTGGGCAATGATGGGGGCCTCCGAACATGGGCGGAATACCTGGCAGGACGCTGAAGGAGCTTTAGTTGAATCTCGGCTTCTGAGCCAGCGCGGCGTTTTGAACGACCCCGTCTCCGTTCGACCATTTGTCCTCGTTCTTTCATCAGCTCCGCGATGTCGACAGTCCTGAGACCGCAACCTTGAGCCAAAATGATTCCATCTATCCTCGTGACAAGCTCAGCAAGGAGGTCATGACGGGCGATCCGAAGAGCCTCATCGACTTGCCCTGCGAGTGCTTCAAGAGATTCCGAGTGTTTCTCCACGATGCCGAGCGCTGGCAAAGAGATGCGATCTGCTTCGCTTGGCTCGAGTTTCAAAACACCACCGCCATACGTTCTGCCGACCCGCTCGCACGAGTAGAGGCTCGCAGAGTTGTAGAAGGCAACGGTGAATGCACGTAGAAGTTTGTTTGGAACTGCAGGCAGGCGAACGGTCAGCAAAGTGTTCGCTGCCACTATTCGCGATTCATTCAAGCAAAGTCTGGGAATGGAATCGCTCATGTATGTGAGAAATGCTTCAGGCACGATCACCCCAGGCACCGAGTACCAAGGCGATCGAACCCGGCACTTGAACCGCTTGTGCAGCCCAAGCCCTTCTCCGTGCCGAGTGTATCGGGACTCCGTTGGAGTAAGCCTTTCCTTGGGCGACCAGAGAAGACACCTCTCGTCGGAGCTCACGAGCCTCTTTGCCTGGGACAGCGTTACAAGAGCCCCCGGCATCTGACGCGCCTTAATCAGGCAAGCACGTAATGAATGTTTAGGGAGAGACCAGGCTTCTGCCTCCGATTGCCTCAACACAAAAAACTCGTTTGCACCACTGACGAAGCCGATGTTCGCCTTCCCGATCAAGGAGAGAGGTTGGAATAGTTGATTCTTTTCCAAGTCTGAAAGACAAGTGGTCGCCCTATTCTCACTGAATCCTGGCGACCACTTGCTTGGCTCGAGCTCAGGACTGAAAGCCTTAGCCCTAACAAGTATCGCTTCGATGGACGAGAGATCCCTGGCATCTTCCGCTTCGGCAAGCAAGAGCCGACCGTTACCTTCGTCACCCTTGTTATCAGCCAGAAGAACTACGACCTCTGCCTGGACTTCTGGAAAAACAGCCTTTCTAAATGAAATAACAGCCACGTACCCGAATTGCTTACGAAGAAACTTCCGAAGCGGGAGAGCATAGGCGGAATGAATCAGTTCGGCTGGCAGGATGAAAGCCAGCCGGCCGCCAGACTTCAGGAAGGAAACCGCGTGAGCCACGAACGGAGCCCAGGATGACGCAAGCCGGGAAAAGTCGATTCCCGCTCGCCGCGCTTGGAGCAGAGCTTGGCTTCGGTGGTTGCCGTTGAAGGTCTGATAGCGTATGTAGGGAGGGTTGCCGATGACGGCGGTCATTGCCTCCATGCCCGTTTTCGAAAACGCGCCAGGCTCCGTCGCAAAAAAACTAAGGGCTCGGAGATCTATTTGTTCAGTTGCCAGCAGTTTCTCAAGTGCTTGGGAAGTGTGTGAGATGGCCGCGAGATTCAAGTCAATGCCGTGCAGCCTCTTGGATGTTTCCCGGGCGCTATTGCCAAGGCTGAGAAAGTGCCTGGCAGCAGACTCAAGAAAGACCCCGTCGCCGCATGATGGATCAAGCACAGCATCAGACTTGCTACGTATCGCCCAAGACACCATGGGCTCCACGATGTCCTTCGGCGAATAGTAGGCTCCCAATCCTTTCCTGGCCCTCTTTTCCGTCGGCCGGCTCGTCAGCACAGTTCTCCCCTTGACGTGCACGATCGACTCTCCAATTTCACGCAGAGGTCTCTGCGGGCTGATATCGCTCGGCCGGTATTCTACCTCTGGACGACGAGAACCAAATGATCATTCTTCAATGAAATCGCTGACCACTCAATTAGTTCTTCACCGGCGGGGCGGGCGGGGCGGGAAGCGTCTTCGGGTTCTTCCGAATCTGCTCCATCAGCACCTCGATGCCCTTCTCCAGCTGCGGATCCCGCCCCTGCATGACGAGATCGTCCCGCTGGTCGACCTCGATGTCGGGATCGACGCCGTGCCCCTCGATCTCCCACGCCCCCGCCAGCCCGTAGTTCCCGAACTCGGGCCGTGTGACGTAACCGCCGTCCAGGAGCGGTGTGTTGCCGCGGATGCCCGTGACGCCTCCCCAGGTCCGGGTGCCGATCAGCGGTCCCAGGCCGTACTTCTTGAAGTAGTAGGGGAAGAGATCGCCGTCGGAAGCGGAGTAGTGGTTGATCAGGCAGACCATCGGTCCGTAGAAGACCTGGGAGGGATAGGTGCCGATGTTCTCGGTGTTCCGGGCGGTCCCGAGACCCGCCAGGACCCGCCGCAGCCGCTCGATGATCAGCTCCGAGACGAACCCTCCGCCGTTGTTGCGCGCGTCGACGATGAGCCCCTGCTTGCGGATCTGCGGATAGTACTGCCGGACGAACTCGTTCAGGCCGTCCCCGCCCATGTTCGGGATGTGGACGTAGGCGATCTTCCCTTGGGTCGCGGCATCCACCTTCCGGCGGTTCCTCTCGATCTGATCGTAGTAGCGGAGATCGGCTTCATCCGAAAGCGGCTTCACGGTCACTTCATGGGACCCGTCTCCCGACGGCTTCGAGGCTAGGGTGAGCGTCACCGTGCCGCCGGCCTTCCCCTGGAGCAGGTCGTCGGGAACCTGCGGAGCCTTCAGGTCGGCGCCGTCGATCGCCAGCAGGTAGGAGCCCTCCGCGACGACCACCCCCGGCTCGGTGAGCGGCGACCGGCGCGCATCGATCCAGTTCTGCCCCAGGAGGATCCGGGAGATTCGGTAACGTCCCGAGGATTTGTCCACCTGATAGTCGCAGCCGAGCAGCCCGATCGGGACGTCCCGCGGCTTCGGCGCCTCGCCGCCCCCGACGTAAGCGTGGCCGATGTTCAGCTCCGAAATCATCTCGCCGATCAGGTAGGTCAAATCGGAGCGATGGCTCACGTAGGGGACGAGGGCGCCGTACTTCGCCTTCATGGCCGGCCAGTCGACGCCGTGCATGTTCGAGACGTAGAAGAAGTCGCGCTCGAGCCTCCAGGCCTCGTCGAAGATCTGCCGCCACTCGGCGCGATGATCCACCCTGGCCCGCATTTCGCCGGTGCTCACCGCGCCGTCGCCCACCTTGCCGGTGGTCCCGGGCTTGGCGTCGAGGATGCCGACCTTGTCGTCCGCCAGGTAGGCGAGCTTGCTCCCGTCCGGCGAGAGGTCGAATCCGCCGATCCCCGAGATCACGACGGCATCCTTCCTCTTCTCCATGTCGAAGACGTGCAGATCGCCGCTGGGGCCGTCGGGGCCCCCGGTGAGCGTCGGGACGGGGCTCGACAGGTAGAAGACCGCCGATTCGTTCGCCCGCAGCGAGCCGTAATTCCCGGGCGGGACGGGGAACGCGGCGATCCGATCCTCGATCCCCGCCAGATCGATCTTCAAGGGCTCGGCTTTCTTCTTGCCTTTGTCCTTTTCCTTCTCCTTGTCCGATTTTCCTTTCTTGACCTTTTCCACGCTCTGCGCTTCCTTCGCATCCTCCCCTTCGTCCTTCTTCGCGCCCTCTCCGGCCGCTTTGACTTCGTCGGATTCGGGGGCGAAGGGGGAGGGGAGGTCCTTGCGCAGCGTCAGGGCATAGGGGCGCGTGGGGTTGTCGTAGACGTAGCTGAAGTCGAACGACCCGATGCTGGCGTTGAGGTCGCGATCGGAAAGGAAGTAGAGGTACTTCCCGCCGGGATCGAAGACCGGGGCGTAGCTGTCGTTCATCTCAGAGGTGAGGACGGTGACCTTTCCGGAGTCGAGCGAATAGACGTAGACCTGATGGAGCTGCTGGAGGTTCAGTTTGTGGTAGGTGAGCCACCGGCTGTCGGGGGACCAGGCGTAGCCGCTGATCTCCTGATATTTGGCTTGGTCGGCCTGCGTGAGCTTGCGCGAGCCGACGTCCAGGACGAACAGCTTCAGGTCCTTGTCGGCGAAAGCGATCTTCTTGCTGTCGGGAGACCAGACGGGAGGAAAGCGCCAGCCATGGCCGTCGGTGGTGAGGCGCTGGGCCGCCCCTCTTCCGTCCTGGGAGACCATCCAGACTTCATCCTCGCCCGTCTGGTCGGAGAGGTAGGCGATCCACTTGCCGTCGGGGGACCAGGCGGCGCCGCGCTCGTGGGCGTTGGAGGTGTTCGTCAGGTTCCGCGTGTTGCCCTTCTCGGCCGGGACGGTGAAGACCTCCCCCCGCGCGACGAGGACGGCGCGCTTCCCCTCGGGCGACAGGCCTCCGTCGGTGATCTGATCTCCCACCTTGACGAACTCGGTCCGCGCCGTACGCATGTCGCTCGGGACGCGGATCGCGACCTTCGCGCTCTTGCCGCTCGCGGTGTCGAGAAGGTAGATGTCGCCTCCCTTCTCGAAGACGATGCCGCCAGGGCCGGCGCTGGCCCAGCGCACGTCGTAATCCGTGAAGCTCGTGAGCTTCTTGAGGTTCTTGCCGTGCGTATCGCAGGAGAAGAGATTGAAGGTCCGGTCGCGGTCGGAGTTGAAGTAGAGGGTGTCGCCGATCCACATCGGATCGCGCGACGTGTTGTCGTTCTCGGTGATCTTCTCCATATGATTCGCGGCGAAGTCGTAGATCCAGAGGTTCTGGGTCATGCCGCCGCGATATCGCTTCCAGGTGCGGAAGTCGCGGAAGATCCGGTTGTAGACGATCTTTCTGCCGTCGGGCGAGAAGGAGGCGAAGCCTCCCTCCGGGACGCCCACCTGCTCCGGCATCGAGCCTTCGAGGTCGACGGTGAACAGGCGCCCGGCCCGGTCCTCCCAGGAGAGGTGACGCGAGCGGAACAGGACTCTCCGGCTGTCCGGAGTCCAGCCGATCACCATGTTGTTGGGCCCCTGGCGCTCCGAAGGATGGCCGGTGTCGGCCCACCAGGTGAGACGCTTCGGCTCTCCCCCCGACGCCGGGATCACATAGACGTCACGGTTCCCGTCGTATTGCCCGGTGAACGCGATCCACTTGCCGTCGGGGGAGTAACGGGGGAGCCATTCGAGGCCGGTGTCGGTCGTCAGCTGGCGGGCGACGCCTCCGGCGCGCGGGACGATCCAAAGATCGCCGCCATGGACGAAGGCGATCGAGTCCTTCGACAGCGCCGGGAAGCGCAGGAGCCGCGCCTCGGCCGGCGCCGTCTCCTGGCCGCGCGCCGGCAGCGGCGCGGCGGCCAGGGCCGCTGCGAGCAGGAGCAGGGCGATCGTCGAGCGACGGAGGGGGGCGCAGCGAGGGGAGGCGCCGAAGCGCGGCGCAGGTCTTCCGGGCACGGACGAACGGCGGGCCATGAATGGGCTCCAGAAAACGTCGGATGTTGGGTTATCCCTGGGGAACGAACCTATCCGTTGGGTACTATACGCAATCGGCGGAAGGGAGTTTCGGGAGCGAGCCCCAAGGGGATCGAGATCGCGGGCGAACGACGCCGGTGCTTGACTCGCCTACTCGAGTATTCTAGCTTTCCGGTGCTCCGGATCCCGGGCGGCCCGGGCCACCCGGGGAGACCGGATCGGGCGGGGGATGTTAGACTCCTGGCGGCGGCTCCCATCACTTTCAAGGATCCGAGGAGAGATCGATGCGCATGAGCGGTTCGAGGATGGCACGAGCTGCGGTCCCGTGCTTCGTTCTGTGGGCCGCCGTTCTCGGCACGGCCTGCCGGCGCGCCGAGAAGCAGTCCCTCTCCCCGCCGCAGCCGCAGCAACAATCCGCGGTGCCGGCGCCCGGGATGGGCGCGCCGCCGCTCGTCGACTCGCGCGGCCACGCGGTCCCGAGCGCTCCCGGAGGCGGCGAGGCGCCTGCCGGAGGTCAGCTGACCTGGAGCGTCCCGGCCGGATGGGTCGAGGAGCCCCCCTCCTCGTCGATGCGCAAGGCCCAGTACGCGCTGCCCGCCGCGGCGGGGGACCCCGAAGGGGGACAATGCGCCGTCTTCTACTTCGGCCCGGGACAGGGAGGCGACATCCAGGCCAACATCGACCGCTGGGCGAGCCAGCTCACCGACGCCTCCGGCGGCCATCCGACTCCGACCGTGGCGGAGTCGAACGCCGGCGGCCGGAAGGTCCTGAAAGTGAGCATGGAGGGGACCTACACGAACTCTCCCATGATGGGCGGCGATTCCGCCCCGAAACCGGGGACGCTCCTTCTCGGAGCGATCGTCGAGGGGGCGGACGCCAACTGGTTCTTCAAGTGCACCGGCCCGAAGAAGACGATGGAGTCGCACCGCCAGGAGTTCGACTCGCTCATCGCCTCGGTGCGCGCTTCCTGAAGCGCCCGACCAGGCTCCCTAGCAACCGCCGAGCCGCATTCGATTCGAGGGTCTCCATCCATGCGAGTCCAGACCCCGCGACTGGAGCTGATCGCCTCCACGGCCGAGATGGCCCGCGCCGAGATCGAGGACCGAGGCCGTCTCGCCCGCCTGACGGGGGCGCGCGTCCCGGCAGGATGGCCGCCTCCCTTGAACGACGCGGCTTCCCTCGACTATGCCGTGCGCTACCTTGAAAGAGAT
The genomic region above belongs to Candidatus Polarisedimenticolia bacterium and contains:
- a CDS encoding S41 family peptidase produces the protein MARRSSVPGRPAPRFGASPRCAPLRRSTIALLLLAAALAAAPLPARGQETAPAEARLLRFPALSKDSIAFVHGGDLWIVPRAGGVARQLTTDTGLEWLPRYSPDGKWIAFTGQYDGNRDVYVIPASGGEPKRLTWWADTGHPSERQGPNNMVIGWTPDSRRVLFRSRHLSWEDRAGRLFTVDLEGSMPEQVGVPEGGFASFSPDGRKIVYNRIFRDFRTWKRYRGGMTQNLWIYDFAANHMEKITENDNTSRDPMWIGDTLYFNSDRDRTFNLFSCDTHGKNLKKLTSFTDYDVRWASAGPGGIVFEKGGDIYLLDTASGKSAKVAIRVPSDMRTARTEFVKVGDQITDGGLSPEGKRAVLVARGEVFTVPAEKGNTRNLTNTSNAHERGAAWSPDGKWIAYLSDQTGEDEVWMVSQDGRGAAQRLTTDGHGWRFPPVWSPDSKKIAFADKDLKLFVLDVGSRKLTQADQAKYQEISGYAWSPDSRWLTYHKLNLQQLHQVYVYSLDSGKVTVLTSEMNDSYAPVFDPGGKYLYFLSDRDLNASIGSFDFSYVYDNPTRPYALTLRKDLPSPFAPESDEVKAAGEGAKKDEGEDAKEAQSVEKVKKGKSDKEKEKDKGKKKAEPLKIDLAGIEDRIAAFPVPPGNYGSLRANESAVFYLSSPVPTLTGGPDGPSGDLHVFDMEKRKDAVVISGIGGFDLSPDGSKLAYLADDKVGILDAKPGTTGKVGDGAVSTGEMRARVDHRAEWRQIFDEAWRLERDFFYVSNMHGVDWPAMKAKYGALVPYVSHRSDLTYLIGEMISELNIGHAYVGGGEAPKPRDVPIGLLGCDYQVDKSSGRYRISRILLGQNWIDARRSPLTEPGVVVAEGSYLLAIDGADLKAPQVPDDLLQGKAGGTVTLTLASKPSGDGSHEVTVKPLSDEADLRYYDQIERNRRKVDAATQGKIAYVHIPNMGGDGLNEFVRQYYPQIRKQGLIVDARNNGGGFVSELIIERLRRVLAGLGTARNTENIGTYPSQVFYGPMVCLINHYSASDGDLFPYYFKKYGLGPLIGTRTWGGVTGIRGNTPLLDGGYVTRPEFGNYGLAGAWEIEGHGVDPDIEVDQRDDLVMQGRDPQLEKGIEVLMEQIRKNPKTLPAPPAPPVKN